In Rhodococcus sp. OK302, one genomic interval encodes:
- the pstS gene encoding phosphate ABC transporter substrate-binding protein PstS yields the protein MNLKRSGALLGVVAVGAMTLAACGSDNNASSGGVDTSTSTATCEGKEKISAAGSSAQKNAMDQFVSTYIAVCNDKGKSVNVAYNPSGSGDGRTQFIAGQIDFAGSDSAIKDEQADKAKERCVGGEAWNLPLVFGPIAVAFNIDGVDNLVLNAEVLAKIFNGGITNWNDPAIAALNSGAKLPDLKINPVIRSDSSGTTDNFQKYLEAASGGAWTSGAGSDFTGGVGEGAKGSAGVAQAVKSAPGSITYVEKSFADQNKLSMAQINTGTAAVALTNETAAKSIAGAKFKSDATGDLTLDLGSIFKTNEAGAYPLVLATYSIVCSKGYDADTAAAVKSFLTSAANEGQANLAEQGYVPLPANVKDKLNASISAIS from the coding sequence GTGAATCTCAAGCGCAGTGGTGCCTTGCTCGGCGTAGTAGCCGTAGGTGCCATGACCTTGGCCGCATGTGGCAGCGACAACAACGCGTCGTCTGGTGGTGTGGACACGTCCACCTCCACCGCTACATGCGAAGGTAAGGAAAAGATCTCCGCAGCAGGCTCGTCCGCGCAGAAGAACGCGATGGATCAGTTTGTCTCCACCTACATTGCCGTGTGCAACGACAAGGGCAAGTCGGTCAACGTCGCCTACAACCCCAGCGGTTCCGGTGACGGCCGTACCCAGTTCATCGCCGGCCAGATCGACTTCGCCGGCTCCGACTCGGCAATCAAGGACGAGCAGGCAGACAAGGCCAAGGAGCGTTGCGTCGGCGGCGAAGCCTGGAACCTTCCCCTCGTCTTCGGTCCGATCGCAGTCGCCTTCAACATCGACGGCGTCGACAACCTCGTGCTCAACGCGGAGGTTCTCGCAAAGATCTTCAACGGCGGCATCACCAACTGGAACGATCCGGCCATCGCCGCACTCAACTCGGGCGCAAAGTTGCCTGATCTGAAGATCAACCCGGTGATCCGCTCCGATTCCTCGGGCACCACCGACAACTTCCAGAAGTACCTCGAGGCAGCGTCAGGCGGTGCCTGGACGTCGGGCGCAGGCTCCGACTTCACCGGTGGCGTCGGTGAGGGCGCCAAGGGTTCAGCCGGAGTCGCGCAGGCAGTCAAGTCCGCACCGGGCTCGATCACGTACGTCGAGAAGTCGTTTGCCGATCAGAACAAGCTGTCGATGGCCCAGATCAACACGGGCACCGCAGCAGTCGCACTGACCAACGAGACGGCGGCAAAGTCGATCGCCGGCGCCAAGTTCAAGTCCGACGCCACCGGCGACCTGACGCTCGACCTCGGGTCGATCTTCAAGACCAACGAAGCCGGTGCCTACCCGCTGGTGCTGGCCACGTACTCCATCGTCTGCTCCAAGGGCTACGACGCCGATACCGCGGCTGCCGTCAAGTCGTTCCTGACCAGCGCAGCCAACGAGGGCCAGGCCAATCTGGCAGAGCAGGGATACGTTCCGCTGCCTGCGAATGTGAAGGACAAGCTGAACGCATCGATCTCCGCGATCAGCTGA
- the pstC gene encoding phosphate ABC transporter permease subunit PstC has protein sequence MNDAPITSTSRSSGPATSGAGVGGPNGTTEDTITSTKAPEIEPSSKGEGSGSGNAKIVTRPGDRIFSSLASGSAIFITVVIAAIGAFLIWRAVPALSRNQVNFLTSREWVTQDINAMAFGVLDLFQVTVLVSLFALVLAMPIALGIAIFLTSYSPKWLTRPLSYTIDLLAAVPSIVYGLWGLLVFAPAITPVAVWLNKTFGWFPLFADGSGSITGGGTIFTAGIVLAVMILPVITAVTREVFIQTPRSQIEAALALGATRWEVVRTTVIPFGKSGYISGSMLGLGRALGETMALYLILRTTSQSFGWSLFDGGSTIASKIALGYAEFNNDIQAGAYIAAGLVLFVLTFVVNAAARAVIAGKKD, from the coding sequence ATGAATGACGCGCCCATCACATCGACATCTCGTTCCTCCGGCCCCGCAACCAGCGGGGCCGGGGTGGGCGGTCCGAACGGCACCACGGAGGACACGATTACATCCACCAAAGCCCCTGAGATCGAGCCTTCGTCGAAAGGCGAAGGTTCAGGTTCCGGCAACGCGAAGATCGTGACGCGTCCGGGCGATCGGATCTTCAGTTCTCTGGCGTCGGGTTCGGCGATCTTCATCACCGTCGTGATCGCTGCGATCGGGGCCTTCCTGATCTGGCGGGCCGTACCCGCACTGAGCCGCAACCAGGTCAACTTCCTGACGAGCCGCGAGTGGGTCACGCAGGACATCAACGCCATGGCGTTCGGTGTCCTCGACCTCTTCCAGGTCACTGTTCTCGTATCACTTTTCGCTCTGGTGCTGGCAATGCCGATCGCACTGGGCATCGCAATCTTCCTGACGTCGTACTCGCCCAAATGGCTGACGCGTCCACTGTCTTACACGATCGACCTGCTCGCTGCGGTCCCGTCCATCGTCTACGGACTGTGGGGCTTGCTGGTGTTCGCTCCGGCAATCACACCGGTTGCGGTGTGGCTCAACAAAACTTTCGGATGGTTCCCGCTCTTCGCCGACGGTAGCGGTTCCATCACCGGCGGCGGCACGATCTTCACCGCTGGCATCGTATTGGCCGTCATGATTCTTCCCGTGATCACCGCAGTGACCCGCGAGGTATTCATCCAGACCCCGCGCTCGCAGATCGAAGCCGCACTCGCGCTCGGTGCGACGCGCTGGGAAGTTGTTCGCACCACGGTCATTCCGTTCGGTAAGTCCGGCTACATCAGCGGATCGATGCTCGGCCTCGGCCGCGCGCTCGGTGAAACGATGGCGCTGTACCTGATCCTGCGCACCACGTCGCAGTCGTTCGGCTGGTCGTTGTTCGACGGCGGATCGACCATCGCTTCGAAGATCGCCCTCGGATATGCGGAGTTCAACAACGACATCCAGGCCGGCGCGTACATCGCAGCCGGACTGGTCCTGTTCGTGCTGACCTTCGTGGTCAACGCTGCTGCCCGCGCTGTAATCGCCGGAAAGAAGGACTGA
- the pstA gene encoding phosphate ABC transporter permease PstA: protein MTSTLDRPVKAPTFQGVGATRRAKDVTATILVSLAVLIALIPLVWVLFTVVAKGLPALTSATWFTNSMSGLTASASGGGVYHALIGTLMQGLVCAVFSIPLGIFVAIYLVEYADRKSKLGKLTTFMVDILSGVPSIVAALFIYALWIATFGFPKSAFAVSLALVLLMVPVVIRSTEEMLRIVPMDLREASYALGVPKWKTISKIVLPTALPGIITGVMLALARVLGETAPLLILVGYAPFINFDLFNGEMGTLPSLMVAEMNNPTDAGTNRIWGAALTLILMIAILNIIAKLIGHFSQVRSK, encoded by the coding sequence ATGACTTCCACTCTGGACCGCCCCGTCAAGGCGCCCACATTCCAGGGCGTCGGAGCAACCCGCCGCGCCAAGGACGTCACCGCCACGATCCTGGTCAGCCTCGCGGTTCTCATTGCACTCATTCCGCTCGTCTGGGTCCTGTTCACCGTCGTCGCAAAGGGCTTGCCCGCGTTGACGTCTGCAACATGGTTCACCAATTCGATGAGTGGACTGACGGCATCGGCGTCCGGCGGCGGTGTCTATCACGCCTTGATCGGGACTTTGATGCAAGGCCTCGTGTGTGCGGTCTTCTCCATCCCGCTCGGCATCTTCGTCGCGATCTACCTGGTGGAGTACGCAGACCGAAAGTCCAAGCTGGGCAAGCTCACTACCTTCATGGTCGACATCCTCAGCGGTGTCCCGTCCATCGTGGCAGCACTGTTCATCTACGCGCTGTGGATCGCGACGTTCGGCTTCCCCAAGTCGGCTTTCGCAGTGTCCCTTGCTCTGGTCCTCCTGATGGTCCCGGTCGTTATCCGCTCCACCGAGGAAATGCTCCGCATCGTCCCCATGGATCTGCGTGAAGCGTCGTACGCCCTCGGTGTGCCGAAGTGGAAGACCATCTCGAAAATTGTTCTGCCGACAGCACTTCCCGGCATCATCACAGGCGTCATGCTCGCGCTGGCCCGTGTACTCGGTGAGACCGCGCCGCTGCTGATCCTCGTCGGCTACGCACCGTTCATCAACTTCGATCTGTTCAACGGCGAAATGGGTACCTTGCCTTCGCTCATGGTCGCCGAGATGAACAACCCCACCGATGCCGGCACCAACCGAATCTGGGGCGCCGCACTGACCCTGATTCTGATGATCGCGATTCTCAATATCATCGCGAAGCTGATCGGTCACTTCTCTCAGGTTCGCAGCAAGTGA
- the pstB gene encoding phosphate ABC transporter ATP-binding protein PstB — MAKRLDLKDVNIYYGKFHAVADVGLSVPPRSVTAFIGPSGCGKSTVLRSLNRMHEVIPGARVEGSVLLDGEDIYGSNVDPVGVRKTIGMVFQRPNPFPTMSIKDNVVAGLKLQGERNKKRLDEVAERSLRGANLWNEVKDRLDKPGGGLSGGQQQRLCIARAIAVSPDVLLMDEPCSALDPISTLAIEDLITELKKDFTIVIVTHNMQQAARVSDQTAFFNLEATGKPGQLVEIDDTEKIFSNPTQKATEDYISGRFG; from the coding sequence ATGGCCAAGCGTCTGGATCTCAAGGACGTCAACATCTACTACGGCAAGTTCCACGCCGTCGCAGATGTGGGCCTCTCGGTCCCACCCCGCAGCGTCACCGCGTTCATCGGCCCGTCCGGTTGCGGTAAGTCCACTGTTCTCCGCTCGCTCAACCGCATGCACGAAGTGATTCCCGGTGCGCGCGTCGAGGGTTCGGTGTTGCTCGACGGTGAGGACATCTACGGTTCCAACGTCGACCCGGTGGGTGTCCGTAAGACCATCGGCATGGTATTCCAGCGGCCGAACCCGTTCCCGACGATGTCGATCAAGGACAACGTCGTCGCCGGTTTGAAGTTGCAGGGCGAGCGCAACAAGAAGCGGCTCGACGAGGTTGCCGAGCGTTCCCTGCGCGGCGCGAACCTGTGGAACGAGGTGAAGGACCGCCTCGACAAGCCCGGCGGCGGTCTCTCCGGTGGTCAGCAGCAGCGTCTGTGCATCGCGCGTGCCATCGCGGTGTCTCCGGACGTCCTGCTCATGGATGAGCCCTGCTCGGCTCTGGACCCGATTTCAACTCTGGCGATCGAGGATCTGATCACCGAGTTGAAGAAGGATTTCACCATCGTCATCGTCACGCACAACATGCAGCAGGCTGCGCGTGTCAGTGATCAGACGGCGTTCTTCAACCTCGAGGCAACCGGCAAGCCCGGTCAACTCGTCGAAATCGACGACACCGAGAAGATCTTCTCCAATCCGACGCAGAAGGCTACCGAGGACTACATCTCGGGCCGCTTCGGATAG
- the ureA gene encoding urease subunit gamma: protein MHLTPSDTEKLLLSVAGMVARDRRERGVLLNYPESMALISCWILERARDGMTVAELMNAGRQVLTRSDVMEGVPEMINNVQVEATFPDGRKLVTVTEPIR, encoded by the coding sequence ATGCACCTCACCCCTTCAGATACCGAAAAGCTGCTGCTGAGCGTCGCCGGCATGGTTGCGCGAGACCGGCGCGAGCGCGGAGTGCTGCTGAATTACCCCGAGTCGATGGCACTGATTTCCTGTTGGATTCTCGAACGTGCGCGCGATGGGATGACGGTCGCGGAGTTGATGAACGCGGGTCGTCAGGTGCTCACGCGCAGCGACGTCATGGAAGGGGTTCCCGAGATGATCAACAACGTCCAAGTAGAAGCCACCTTCCCGGATGGACGCAAGCTGGTTACCGTCACGGAACCCATCCGATGA
- the ureB gene encoding urease subunit beta has translation MIPGEVRVSTQPLEFGSEAVRITLVVVNDGDRPIQIGSHLHLPAANPALTFDRDEAEGFRLDIPSGTSVRFEPGVSRTVTLIELGGLKRVPGLQILPENILPTHAREPKTVMPFGTPGIEVEEPLRASPVNVRISDVAVEDDSTDGDLGSVGVLEFDIDTDLDGVTT, from the coding sequence ATGATTCCCGGTGAGGTACGAGTTTCGACGCAGCCGCTCGAATTCGGTTCGGAGGCAGTGCGGATCACGTTGGTTGTCGTCAATGACGGCGACCGGCCGATTCAAATTGGTTCGCATCTGCACCTTCCGGCCGCCAATCCAGCGCTGACATTCGATCGCGACGAAGCCGAAGGTTTCCGGCTCGATATCCCGTCCGGGACATCCGTACGGTTCGAACCTGGTGTCTCGCGCACCGTGACGCTGATCGAACTCGGTGGACTCAAACGAGTCCCGGGTTTGCAGATTCTTCCCGAAAACATACTGCCCACGCACGCAAGGGAACCCAAGACGGTGATGCCCTTCGGTACCCCGGGCATCGAGGTGGAAGAACCACTGCGGGCGTCGCCGGTGAATGTGCGAATCAGTGATGTCGCGGTCGAGGACGATTCGACGGACGGTGATCTCGGCAGTGTCGGCGTTCTCGAATTCGACATTGATACCGATTTGGATGGGGTGACTACGTAG
- a CDS encoding urease subunit alpha, with product MSRIDRRGYASLYGPTAGDQIRLADTDLWIEIEHDYTATGDEMVFGGGKSIRESMGQGLTTRDQGALDVVITNAVILDHWGIVRADVGIRDGRIVAIGKSGNPDIMNGVHPKLLIGPSTDVIAGEGKILTAGAIDTHVHFLSEIEMLEALATGTTTVAGGGTGPTEASKATTVTPGAWSLTMMHRALDHIPLNVLLLGKGSTVSHEALRQEALAGAGGFKVHEDWGSTPAAIDAALRAADEFGLQVALHADSLNETGYVQHTLDAIAGRGIHVFHAEGAGGGHAPDIIVTAGEANVLPASTNPTLPHTVNTVAEHLDMLIVCHALNPRVPEDLAFAESRIRPTTIAAEDFLHDIGAISITSSDAQAMGRIGEVTLRTWQVAHVMKAQHGKLGTSMPADNERARRYVAKYTICPAVAHGIDHEVGSIEAGKMADLVLWDPAFFGVRPAAVIKGGAIVAAPLGDPNAAIPTPQPVFIRPAIAAAPGSAPHLSTTFVSPMAIEDGLADRLGLTRTLTGVRPTRHLTKADMPNNTALPSIDVDPETFAIKVDGDLIRPNPVDVVPMAQRYTLF from the coding sequence GTGAGCAGGATCGATCGGCGTGGATACGCCTCCTTGTACGGCCCGACAGCGGGCGACCAAATCCGTTTGGCAGATACCGATCTGTGGATCGAGATCGAACACGACTACACGGCGACCGGCGACGAAATGGTGTTCGGCGGCGGCAAGAGTATCCGCGAATCCATGGGTCAGGGCCTGACCACTCGTGATCAGGGTGCCCTCGACGTGGTCATCACCAATGCGGTGATTCTCGATCACTGGGGAATTGTCCGGGCAGACGTCGGAATTCGTGACGGCCGCATCGTGGCGATCGGAAAGTCGGGTAACCCCGACATCATGAACGGTGTCCATCCGAAGTTGCTCATCGGACCCAGCACCGACGTGATCGCCGGGGAGGGAAAGATTCTCACGGCCGGCGCAATCGACACGCACGTTCATTTCCTCAGCGAAATCGAGATGCTCGAGGCTCTGGCAACCGGCACGACCACGGTTGCCGGCGGCGGAACCGGCCCTACCGAGGCCAGCAAGGCAACGACGGTTACGCCCGGCGCGTGGTCGCTGACGATGATGCACCGCGCGCTCGACCACATTCCCCTCAACGTTCTTCTCCTCGGCAAAGGCAGCACCGTCAGCCATGAGGCGCTTCGTCAAGAGGCTCTCGCCGGCGCCGGCGGTTTCAAGGTGCACGAGGACTGGGGTTCCACGCCCGCCGCCATCGACGCAGCGCTTCGAGCGGCGGACGAATTCGGTCTCCAAGTTGCTCTGCATGCCGACAGCCTCAATGAAACCGGTTACGTCCAGCACACTTTGGACGCAATTGCCGGACGAGGCATCCACGTTTTCCATGCGGAAGGTGCCGGCGGCGGACACGCTCCCGACATCATCGTCACGGCCGGAGAGGCGAATGTTCTTCCGGCATCAACTAATCCGACGTTGCCGCATACCGTCAACACGGTGGCCGAGCATTTGGACATGCTGATCGTGTGCCATGCACTCAATCCTCGTGTGCCGGAAGACCTTGCGTTCGCCGAGTCGCGAATTCGACCGACCACCATTGCGGCCGAAGACTTCCTGCACGACATCGGTGCCATCTCCATCACGTCGTCCGACGCGCAGGCAATGGGTCGCATCGGTGAGGTGACATTGCGAACCTGGCAGGTAGCGCACGTGATGAAGGCGCAGCACGGCAAGTTGGGTACCAGCATGCCGGCGGACAACGAGCGTGCCCGTCGCTACGTCGCCAAGTACACGATCTGTCCGGCGGTGGCGCACGGTATCGACCATGAGGTCGGCTCGATCGAGGCCGGGAAGATGGCAGACCTGGTGCTGTGGGATCCGGCGTTCTTCGGAGTTCGTCCGGCTGCAGTGATCAAGGGTGGTGCGATTGTTGCTGCGCCACTGGGTGATCCCAATGCTGCGATTCCGACGCCGCAGCCGGTGTTCATTCGGCCGGCAATCGCAGCGGCGCCGGGTTCGGCTCCGCACCTGTCCACGACCTTCGTCTCGCCGATGGCCATCGAGGACGGATTGGCAGATCGGCTTGGCCTCACACGAACTCTCACCGGAGTCCGGCCCACCAGGCACCTCACCAAAGCTGACATGCCGAACAACACGGCACTGCCGTCCATCGACGTCGATCCGGAGACGTTTGCCATCAAGGTCGACGGTGACCTGATCCGACCCAATCCCGTCGACGTAGTGCCGATGGCTCAGCGCTACACGCTGTTCTGA
- a CDS encoding urease accessory protein UreF encodes MSAEIASMLLADGRLPTGGHAHSSGLEPALAAGLRQSQVPDFIRGRLETVGVVEAAATVVTRRWAVSGGSASELEAISNELLARTPSAPLREASIQLGRGLARLASRLWPQHHAVQLLMALPGHPMRPLALGVFTAVAGMDDTAAARSCLYDDAQTVASAALKLLPVDPAEPVEWLLQVAPTIERIARAAVEVHCAADIPATTGPLVEQWSLEHNARSRRIFRA; translated from the coding sequence GTGTCCGCCGAGATCGCGTCGATGCTGCTGGCAGACGGGCGATTACCGACAGGCGGGCATGCACACTCGTCGGGGCTGGAACCGGCATTGGCGGCTGGCCTGCGTCAAAGTCAGGTTCCGGATTTCATCCGGGGTCGACTCGAAACGGTTGGTGTCGTCGAAGCTGCGGCAACAGTTGTCACGAGGCGCTGGGCAGTCAGCGGCGGAAGCGCAAGTGAACTCGAAGCCATTTCGAACGAACTGCTTGCCCGCACGCCCAGCGCGCCATTACGTGAGGCGTCGATCCAACTCGGCCGAGGGCTCGCCAGGTTGGCGTCGCGGTTGTGGCCGCAGCATCATGCGGTGCAACTGCTGATGGCGCTGCCCGGGCATCCGATGCGGCCGTTGGCGCTGGGAGTCTTCACCGCCGTCGCTGGGATGGACGACACGGCGGCAGCCCGATCATGCCTGTACGACGACGCTCAAACTGTGGCGTCGGCGGCATTGAAGTTGCTGCCGGTGGATCCGGCAGAACCGGTCGAGTGGCTGCTGCAGGTTGCCCCGACTATCGAGAGAATTGCCCGGGCTGCAGTCGAAGTGCACTGCGCCGCAGATATACCTGCAACTACCGGACCGTTGGTCGAACAATGGTCACTCGAACACAACGCTCGATCCAGGAGGATTTTCCGTGCTTGA
- the ureG gene encoding urease accessory protein UreG: MLDNLNTPAPNTATAARGLRLGVAGPVGTGKSTLIATICRELAAEFEIAVVTNDIYTDEDARLLRAANVLPIERIVAVETGACPHTAIRDDVTPNLIAVEDLEREFSPLDMVIVESGGDNLTATFSPALVDAQIFVIDVAGGGDVARKGGPGIERADLLVVNKIDLAPYVDVDAVLMVADATAARDGLPVLALSQKDHATIDQLSAWIRQVIAAHRAGSHVPQDPGPMAPHFHADEEDHEHGHGHGHSHSHSH; encoded by the coding sequence GTGCTTGACAATCTGAACACCCCCGCGCCGAACACCGCAACCGCAGCCCGAGGATTGCGACTCGGTGTCGCCGGTCCCGTCGGGACGGGTAAGAGCACGCTGATCGCCACCATCTGCCGTGAACTCGCAGCTGAATTCGAGATCGCGGTTGTCACCAATGACATCTACACGGATGAGGACGCACGGTTGCTCCGTGCGGCAAACGTCCTACCCATCGAGCGCATTGTCGCCGTCGAGACCGGCGCCTGCCCGCACACTGCAATTCGAGATGACGTCACGCCCAATCTCATTGCGGTGGAGGATCTCGAGCGGGAGTTCAGCCCGCTCGACATGGTGATCGTGGAGAGCGGTGGCGACAATCTGACGGCTACTTTCAGCCCGGCTCTGGTCGATGCTCAGATCTTTGTCATCGATGTCGCCGGCGGCGGTGACGTCGCACGCAAGGGTGGCCCCGGTATCGAGCGTGCAGATCTCTTGGTGGTCAACAAGATCGACCTTGCTCCGTACGTTGATGTCGACGCAGTCTTGATGGTCGCGGATGCCACCGCCGCACGTGACGGACTTCCGGTCCTGGCTCTCAGTCAGAAGGATCACGCCACCATCGATCAGCTCAGTGCCTGGATCCGTCAGGTCATCGCCGCTCATCGCGCCGGTAGCCATGTTCCGCAGGATCCGGGTCCGATGGCGCCGCACTTCCACGCAGACGAAGAAGATCATGAGCACGGACATGGTCACGGGCACAGTCACTCTCACAGTCACTGA
- a CDS encoding urease accessory protein UreD translates to MNMSGATRIVVERTGDTATAAELISGDFLAPRFVSSRGLHVRIALVGHSATLLAGDDLRIEFDVAPGTFLEVIEPSGTVAYNARGGHASWTATARVGAGGALVWRAAPFVVAGGANVSRRIDFSLEADAVALLDEMVVLGRTGEIGGALRSDQRITVDGTPLLVETLDLRNVSSRSLPGVLGGHRVLGTTMLLGMKTTDTVDGHVTPLAGPGMLARALTDHAHEATAALEEICADWYATVAGRYSVV, encoded by the coding sequence ATGAACATGTCTGGGGCAACCAGGATCGTTGTCGAACGAACCGGGGATACCGCCACCGCCGCGGAGTTGATCTCCGGAGACTTTCTGGCCCCCCGATTTGTGAGCTCCCGTGGGCTGCACGTGCGAATTGCCTTGGTAGGACACAGTGCAACGCTGTTGGCTGGTGACGACCTCCGGATCGAATTCGACGTCGCACCGGGCACTTTCCTCGAGGTGATCGAACCGTCGGGCACCGTGGCATACAACGCGCGTGGTGGTCATGCGTCGTGGACTGCAACTGCCCGGGTGGGCGCAGGCGGCGCCCTGGTGTGGCGGGCAGCGCCGTTCGTGGTGGCGGGCGGCGCGAATGTCAGTAGACGCATTGATTTTTCACTCGAAGCTGATGCGGTTGCGCTGCTGGACGAAATGGTTGTGCTGGGTCGTACGGGGGAGATCGGTGGAGCCTTGCGTTCGGATCAGCGGATCACTGTCGACGGGACGCCGTTGCTCGTGGAAACCCTGGATCTACGAAACGTTTCCAGCCGCAGCCTTCCCGGTGTTCTCGGTGGGCACCGGGTACTCGGCACCACGATGCTGCTGGGGATGAAGACCACGGACACCGTCGACGGGCACGTCACGCCTCTGGCCGGTCCGGGCATGTTGGCCCGCGCGCTTACAGATCATGCCCATGAGGCGACCGCTGCCTTGGAGGAGATCTGCGCGGATTGGTACGCAACGGTGGCCGGGCGCTACAGCGTGGTCTGA
- a CDS encoding SDR family oxidoreductase has translation MSRLTRTGQNVLTEAMMRIAVLGGTGLMGKLVVTAARDAGHDVVIAARSTGVDISTGMGMDAAFDGVDAVVDVSDHVTNNAKKAVAFFESAAENIAKAERKAGVKHHVLLSIVNCDDPRLKAFGYYQGKAAQERAVEASGIPFTILRSTQWFEFGEKTVSVMGFGPVALVPRMLSRPVAAKTVARSLLNCVEQGPSGRAADLAGPEDLEIPAMTRTILQRRGQRKLLIPISVPGAGKAMRSGALLPGPGSMSAGPTLEEWLSAR, from the coding sequence ATGTCGCGACTGACGCGAACAGGGCAGAATGTGTTGACGGAGGCAATGATGCGGATTGCAGTACTAGGCGGAACAGGCCTGATGGGAAAACTTGTTGTCACTGCGGCAAGGGACGCAGGCCACGACGTGGTGATTGCTGCCCGCTCGACCGGCGTCGACATCAGCACCGGAATGGGTATGGACGCGGCGTTCGATGGTGTCGACGCAGTAGTCGACGTCAGCGATCACGTCACCAACAACGCAAAGAAGGCTGTGGCGTTCTTCGAATCGGCGGCCGAAAATATTGCCAAGGCCGAACGCAAGGCCGGGGTGAAACACCATGTGCTGCTCTCGATCGTCAATTGCGACGATCCTCGACTGAAAGCATTCGGGTACTACCAAGGCAAGGCAGCGCAAGAACGCGCTGTGGAAGCGTCGGGAATCCCGTTCACGATTCTGCGATCGACACAATGGTTCGAGTTCGGTGAAAAGACCGTATCCGTCATGGGTTTCGGTCCAGTGGCGTTGGTACCGCGGATGCTCTCGCGACCGGTCGCGGCAAAGACTGTCGCCCGGTCGCTGCTGAATTGCGTCGAGCAAGGTCCGTCGGGGCGCGCGGCAGATCTTGCCGGACCCGAGGACCTGGAAATTCCGGCGATGACACGCACGATCTTGCAACGCCGTGGTCAGCGAAAATTATTGATTCCGATATCGGTACCCGGTGCCGGAAAGGCCATGCGCAGTGGAGCTTTGCTCCCCGGGCCGGGGTCGATGTCCGCGGGTCCCACGTTGGAAGAGTGGTTGAGCGCACGCTGA
- the phoU gene encoding phosphate signaling complex protein PhoU — protein sequence MRVAYNEQMTELADMLGEMAGLAGTAMERATQSLLQADLSLAEQVIGEHDKITDLSTLCEERAFALLALQAPVAGDLRSVVSGIQIVADIDRMGALALHVAKIARRRHPNHVLPEEVNGYFAEMGRIAVSIGAAAKEVLESRDPERAARLVEDDEAMDDLHSHLFTVLMDRDWKHGVAAAIDITLLGRFYERFADHAVEVGRRVIFLVTGKLPEEPEKIEKVDKLTSYPNL from the coding sequence ATGCGCGTGGCTTACAACGAACAGATGACCGAGCTTGCTGACATGCTCGGCGAGATGGCAGGACTGGCAGGTACCGCCATGGAGCGCGCCACCCAGTCGCTGCTCCAAGCTGACCTATCCCTTGCCGAGCAGGTGATCGGAGAGCACGACAAGATCACCGACCTCAGCACCCTGTGCGAGGAGCGTGCCTTCGCGCTGCTCGCCTTGCAGGCTCCTGTTGCCGGCGATCTCCGATCGGTTGTCAGCGGAATCCAGATCGTCGCCGACATCGACCGCATGGGCGCCCTCGCCCTGCACGTTGCGAAAATCGCGCGTCGTCGTCACCCCAACCATGTGCTTCCTGAAGAAGTCAACGGCTACTTCGCCGAAATGGGGCGTATCGCCGTATCCATCGGCGCAGCGGCCAAGGAAGTTCTCGAATCTCGCGATCCCGAGCGCGCGGCACGTCTGGTCGAAGACGACGAGGCGATGGACGATCTCCACAGCCACCTGTTCACCGTCCTCATGGATCGTGACTGGAAGCACGGCGTTGCCGCTGCCATCGACATCACGTTGCTCGGCCGCTTCTACGAGCGCTTCGCCGACCACGCAGTCGAGGTCGGCCGACGAGTCATCTTCCTGGTTACCGGAAAGCTGCCGGAAGAACCCGAGAAGATCGAAAAGGTCGACAAGCTGACCTCGTACCCGAATCTGTAA